In a single window of the Drosophila albomicans strain 15112-1751.03 chromosome 3, ASM965048v2, whole genome shotgun sequence genome:
- the LOC117568216 gene encoding ribosome-recycling factor, mitochondrial: MLAKTGVQFLGLSLRLTRVRPGVSQLNKWQQQLQQPTQTAAGEASPSPLWFQQTRDYAKGKDRKKEKGGKGKPVKVEINEQQLRELINLDSLNAQMEKSVAQMKDDFIKNLSLRSTSGAIDTLRIKVDGAEHELQELAQISRKNPKTIIVNMIAFPQTIPDVLRAIEKSGMNLNPQQDGTTLFIPIPKVTKEHREHLSKNAKAMFIKYRDAIRDIQNAQIRKLKNKSDIAKDDAFAAQTQVTAIADKFIAEADKLLANKQKELLGDA; encoded by the coding sequence atgctCGCAAAAACTGGCGTTCAATTTTTGGGGCTTAGTTTGCGACTAACTCGAGTTCGCCCCGGAGTAAGTCAACTTAataaatggcaacagcaactccaGCAACCAACACAGACAGCAGCTGGAGAAGCTTCGCCAAGTCCGCTTTGGTTTCAGCAGACGCGCGATTATGCAAAAGGCAAGGACCGCAAGAAGGAGAAGGGCGGCAAAGGAAAGCCGGTCAAAGTGGAGATCAATGAGCAGCAACTTCGCGAACTGATCAATTTGGACTCTCTCAATGCACAGATGGAGAAGTCAGTGGCGCAAATGAAGGACGACTTTATCAAGAATCTATCGTTGCGCTCCACAAGCGGCGCCATCGATACTCTGCGCATCAAAGTTGACGGCGCAGAGCATGAACTCCAGGAATTGGCGCAAATCTCAAGAAAGAATCCTAAAACAATTATTGTGAATATGATTGCATTTCCCCAAACGATTCCCGATGTGTTGCGTGCCATCGAGAAAAGTGGCATGAACCTGAATCCTCAACAGGATGGCACTACACTCTTCATACCTATACCCAAGGTGACCAAAGAACATCGCGAGCATCTTTCAAAGAATGCCAAGGCCATGTTCATCAAGTATCGCGATGCTATACGCGACATACAAAACGCACAGATCCGCAAGCTGAAGAACAAATCGGATATAGCTAAGGATGATGCATTTGCTGCCCAAACTCAGGTCACAGCCATAGCGGACAAATTTATTGCGGAGGCGGACAAACTGTTGGCCAACAAACAGAAAGAGCTGCTGGGCGATGCCTAA
- the LOC117568215 gene encoding pyridoxal kinase, giving the protein MANSETNKRVLSIQSHVVHGYVGNKMATYPLQLLGFDVDPLNSVQFSNHTGYKCFKGPISTEKELANIFEGLEENELLSQYTHLLTGYIGNPLFLRQVGVILKAIRKANPNLIYVCDPVMGDNGSMYVPKELLPVYRDEIIPLADIITPNQYEVELLTGKEVRSEEAVWQAMDWFHERGIKTVVISSSDLGEPGVLRAFLSQQNGARLSMDIPKQGGKDLFFTGTGDLFAALYLAHSHASKGDVTVAFEKTIATLQAVIKRTVSSLPATAQPIQAWQRELKLVQSKQEIEQPQVLLKAKRVN; this is encoded by the exons ATGGCGAATTCCGAGACAAACAAACGGGTGTTGTCCATCCAAAGTCACGTCGTGCACGGCTATGTGGGCAACAAGATGGCCACCTATCCACTGCAG ctgctgggTTTCGATGTGGATCCGTTGAACTCGGTACAGTTTTCCAATCACACGGGCTACAAATGCTTCAAGGGTCCAATATCCACCGAAAAAGAATTGG CCAACATCTTCGAGGGCCTGGAAGAGAACGAGCTGTTGTCCCAATACACTCATCTGCTCACCGGCTACATTGGCAATCCGTTATTCCTCCGCCAAGTGGGCGTCATACTGAAGGCCATACGTAAGGCGAATCCCAATTTGATCTATGTTTGCGATCCCGTCATGGGCGACAACGGCAGCATGTATGTGCCCAAGGAACTGCTGCCAGTTTATCGTGATGAGATCATTCCCCTGGCCGACATCATCACTCCCAATCAGTATGAAGTAGAGCTGCTCACAGGCAAAGAGGTGCGCAGTGAGGAAGCTGTGTGGCAGGCGATGGATTGGTTCCACGAACGCGGCATCAAGACTGTCGTCATCTCCAGCAGCGATCTGGGTGAGCCGGGCGTGCTTCGCGCCTTCCTTAGTCAGCAGAATGGCGCACGACTCTCCATGGATATACCCAAGCAGGGTGGCAAAGATCTCTTCTTCACGGGCACCGGAGATCTGTTCGCCGCTCTCTATCTGGCTCACAGCCATGCCAGCAAAGGAGATGTGACTGTGGCATTCGAGAAGACCATTGCCACGCTGCAGGCTGTGATTAAACGCACGGTGTCATCGCTGCCTGCAACTGCGCAACCTATTCAGGCTTGGCAGCGAGAGCTGAAGCTAGTGCAGAGCAAGCAAGAGATCGAGCAGCCACAAGTGCTGCTCAAAGCGAAGCGTGTCAACTAG
- the LOC117568210 gene encoding N-acetylgalactosaminyltransferase 6 — MRRPNIKWMIKSVVLVLLTLMLFLLITSWISSSPYTNKPVHHGIEPEALPRVVYRNGDRAKIHLDQPVHRKHADTNEQNPELPEVVYEDVQAEEPAGIPPPAVKEKRKQAAKKREEEQTMQVAAPNEVDDGDGLKKDWHDYKAMASDSKRVGIGEQGVAAKLDEKVKELEEKLSLDNGFNALLSDSISVNRSLPDIRHKACHNKLYLKKLPTVSVVIIFYNEYLSVLMRSVHSLINRSPPELLKEIILVDDFSDRAELYKPLENYIAEHFSFVRVVRLPQRTGLIGARSAGARNATAEVLIFLDSHVEANYNWLPPLLEPIAQNKRTAVCPFIDVIDHSNFNYRAQDEGQRGGFDWEFYYKRLPLTAEDLKHPAEPFKSPVMAGGLFAISTEFFWELGGYDEGLDIWGGEQYELSFKIWMCGGQMFDAPCSRVGHIYRGPRNHVPSPRKGDYLHKNYKRVAEVWMDEYKNYLYANGDGIYEKIDAGDLTAQKAIRTKLQCKSFKWFMEEIAFDLMKVYPPVEPPNYASGAIQNVGDPTLCVDTLSRRRHNKMGVYQCAIDLVKPQKSQYWALSWKRDIRLHRKKDCLDVQLWDKNAPIWLWDCHGQKGNQYWYYDYRKKMIRHGLEGKRCMELLPDTDELVVNTCDPNNKYMKWTFGFVNKTALDNYSQDLDLQLKF; from the exons ATGCGTCGTCCGAACATTAAATGGATGATCAAGTCGGTGGTGTTGGTGCTGCTCACGCTGATGCTCTTCCTGCTCATCACCAGCTGGATCTCGTCCTCGCCGTACACTAATAAACCAGTTCATCATGGCATTGAACCCGAGGCCTTACCACGTGTCGTTTATCGAAATGGCGATCGTGCAAAAATTCATCTCGATCAACCGGTGCACAGAAAACATGCGGATACGAACGAACAGAATCCTGAACTCCCTGAGGTTGTCTATGAAGATGTGCAGGCAGAGGAACCAGCGGGAATTCCGCCTCCGGCAGTGAAGGAGAAAAGGAAGCAGGCAGCTAAAAAGAGGGAGGAGGAACAGACGATGCAAGTGGCAGCGCCCAATGAGgttgatgatggtgatgggTTAAAGAAGGATTGGCATGACTACAAGGCAATGGCCAGCGATAGCAAGCGAGTGGGCATCGGGGAGCAGGGCGTGGCAGCCAAGCTGGACGAGAAGGTGAAGGAACTGGAGGAGAAACTTTCCCTGGACAATGGCTTCAATGCGCTGCTCTCCGATTCCATTTCGGTGAATCGTTCACTGCCCGATATAAGACACAAGGC CTGCCACAACAAACTGTACCTCAAGAAGCTGCCCACTGTCTCTGTGGTCATCATCTTCTACAATGAATATCTGTCCGTCTTGATGCGTTCCGTGCACAGTTTGATCAATCGCTCGCCTCCCGAACTGCTCAAGGAGATCATTCTTGTGGATGATTTCAGTGATCGCGCCGAGCTCTATAAACCTTTAGAGAACTACATAGCTGAGCACTTTAGCTTCGTGCGCGTTGTGCGTTTGCCTCAGCGCACTGGCTTGATTGGAGCACGTTCGGCAGGTGCACGAAATGCCACCGCAGAAGTGCTGATCTTCCTCGATTCGCACGTCGAAGCCAACTACAATTGGCTGCCACCGTTGCTGGAGCCGATTGCACAGAACAAACGCACTGCCGTCTGTCCATTCATCGATGTCATCGATCACTCCAATTTCAATTATCGCGCTCAGGACGAAGGACAACGCGGTGGCTTCGATTGGGAATTCTACTACAAACGTTTGCCTCTGACGGCGGAGGATTTGAAGCATCCTGCAGAGCCGTTCAAGAGTCCTGTCATGGCTGGCGGTCTCTTTGCCATTTCCACCGAGTTCTTCTGGGAATTGGGAGGCTACGATGAGGGTTTGGACATCTGGGGTGGCGAACAGTATGAGTTGAGTTTCAAGATTTGGATGTGCGGTGGTCAAATGTTCGATGCACCTTGCTCCCGTGTGGGACACATTTATCGTGGACCACGCAATCATGTGCCCAGTCCACGCAAAGGCGATTACCTGCATAAG AACTACAAGCGTGTGGCGGAAGTCTGGATGGATGAGTACAAAAACTATTTGTACGCCAATGGCGATGGCATCTACGAGAAGATCGATGCTGGCGATTTGACCGCCCAGAAGGCGATACGCACCAAGCTGCAGTGCAAATCCTTCAAGTGGTTCATGGAGGAGATAGCTTTTGATCTGATGAAAGTCTATCCACCTGTGGAGCCGCCCAACTATGCCAGCGGTGCCATACAGAACGTAGGCGATCCCACGCTCTGCGTTGATACGCTCAGTCGCAGGCGTCACAATAAAATGGGTGTCTATCAATGTGCCATCGATTTGGTGAAGCCTCAGAAATCACAATACTGGGCGCTGAGTTGGAAGCGAGACATAAGATTACATCGCAAGAAGGATTGTCTCGATGTGCAGCTGTGGGATAAGAACGCACCGATTTGGCTGTGGGATTGCCATGGACAGAAGGGCAATCAATATTGGTACTACGACTATCGCAAAAAGATGATTAGACACGGCTTGGAGGGCAAACGTTGCATGGAACTCTTACCAGATACCGATGAGTTGGTGGTCAACACCTGTGATCCAAATAACAAGTACATGAAGTGGACGTTTGGCTTTGTCAACAAGACAGCGCTGGACAACTATAGCCAAGATCTGGATCTGCAGCTGAAGTTTTAG
- the LOC117568214 gene encoding 28S ribosomal protein S35, mitochondrial, giving the protein MAANLTRLLEHKLQTSSAVTAQRCVRLFSTQQQQSEVNDDEEFRVLNLRTVKQQARRREIKKDAVQPPRTSRMAVDQDWTAVWSGPRSFHPASVPLPLRQGYTERGAAAPSKYANAELMKIPNFLHLTPPAIRQQCEAIKKFCTPWPKGLETEAKWKRHFPIEVLSTDYCHSLPTIRHPEARRVTITLKLSDLQFDAHAKDKFLRLVGERYNQETGVLTFVTDRCPTRKQNYDYALYLLTACYHESFVTEPWEDTKSEADMEEYHFERNQAKKSAEAILNWNSKAEQKVAASPSYATSVEQLINEGENEYNLAKYKEEVLKMLKITV; this is encoded by the exons ATGGCGGCTAATCTAACACGTTTGCTGGAGCATAAGTTACAGACCAGCAGTGCAGTAACAGCCCAACGTTGTGTCCGCTTGTTCagcacgcagcagcagcagtcagaaGTCAATGATGATGAGG AGTTCCGTGTGCTGAATCTGCGTACTGTTAAGCAGCAAGCACGCCGTCGCGAGATCAAGAAGGATGCAGTGCAGCCGCCACGCACCTCCCGCATGGCTGTGGATCAGGATTGGACTGCTGTGTGGTCGGGACCACGCTCCTTCCACCCGGCCAGTGTGCCGCTGCCACTGCGTCAGGGCTACACGGAGCGCGGTGCGGCGGCACCATCGAAGTACGCTAACGCCGAGTTGATGAAGATACCCAACTTCTTGCATCTGACTCCGCCGGCTATTAGACAACAGTGTGAGGCCATCAAGAAGTTCTGCACGCCGTGGCCTAAAGGCTTGGAGACGGAGGCCAAATGGAAACGCCACTTTCCCATCGAGGTGCTGAGCACAGATTATTGCCACAGTTTACCCACAATAAGGCATCCAGAGGCACGTCGCGTGACCATTACACTGAAGCTATCCGATCTGCAGTTCGATGCACATGCCAAGGATAAGTTTCTGCGTCTGGTGGGCGAACGTTACAACCAGGAGACGGGTGTGCTGACCTTCGTCACGGATCGCTGTCCGACGCGCAAGCAAAACTATGATTACGCTTTGTATTTGCTGACGGCCTGTTACCATGAATCATTTGTGACGGAGCCGTGGGAGGACACCAAATCGGAGGCGGACATGGAGGAGTATCACTTTGAGCGCAATCAAGCCAAAAAGTCAGCGGAGgcaattttaaattggaattCAAAAGCGGAGCAAAAAGTTGCTGCCAGTCCGAGTTACGCTACAAGTGTAGAGCAATTGATCAATGAGGGCGAGAACGAGTACAACTTGGCCAAGTATAAGGAGGAAGTgctcaaaatgttgaaaataactGTCTAA
- the LOC117568209 gene encoding kinesin-like protein KIF18A isoform X1, with amino-acid sequence MPEPTNIKVVVRVRPYNRREQEQNQRCIIKVMDSSSLLFDPDEEDDEFFFQGAKQQYRDISKRTNKKLSMEYDRVYDTERTNEDIFAECTAPLVDAVLDGYNCSVFVYGATGAGKTFTMLGSENCPGITFLTMRDLFEKIQMQQDTRKFDVGVSYLEVYNEQVMNLLTKTGPLKLREDSNGVVVSGLVLTPIYSAEELLRMLTLGNSNRTQHPTDANAESSRSHAIFQVHIRITDRTTGTKRSVKLSMIDLAGSERAASTKGMGMRFKEGASINKSLLALGNCINKLADGLKHIPYRDSNLTRILKDSLGGNCRTLMVANVSMSSITYEDTYNTLKYASRAKKIRTVLRQNVLKSNLPKEFYVKKVNEVMVEQERLMERNKLLEAKLAQLERASNEHSFDPAQLTPWYSKIDAVYSTVTKLQQCVIGLRSKIQSLSYRQKLKKDFEQLRKVLTMDQRVLQEDYKLFTNYLSALSSRTQKYTDQLPEWRSKLEAACMDLKRLKQEVKESKHYHILNQYLSNKDLEVQLSKQQMNCGHLTAINNELVENSDLLLKSFTNGSDVLHQLYDRLEETQKLTPDIQTAYARLERRMRFTEAETAASLQDTELDELLAEQLQENQEPPEPLTSSARKRARARRTHTVSDSDFVLHLGVDSCEDTDSDEDNNDETAHVFKRPCNLNVTQVLTHNANQQHKALTATVTKPRPVVNRRIVSDMISDQSVCGSTEKEKIKQALFKSSKFSTQELKRTCAAAIQKENLKTFSNGCVRKSPRALIAKTLAGGTAMMRKPISRLVGTINTGGKDAPVVKINRAASFRIKK; translated from the exons GGACAGTTCGTCACTGTTGTTCGATCCCGACGAAGAGGACGATGAATTCTTTTTCCAAGGCGCAAAACAACAGTATCGCGACATCTCGAAGCGCACAAACAAAAAGCTATCCATGGAATATGATCGAGTCTACGATACAGAACGCACCAACGAGGATATATTCGCAGAATGTACAGCGCCGCTGGTCGACGCAGTGCTTGATGG GTACAATTGCTCGGTGTTTGTATACGGCGCAACAGGGGCGGGGAAGACATTCACAATGCTGGGCAGCGAGAACTGTCCTGGAATCACATTCCTCACCATGCGCGATCTTTTCGAGAAGATCCAAATGCAACAGGACACACGTAAATTTGATGTGGGCGTCAGCTATCTAGAGGTGTACAACGAACAGGTGATGAACCTGCTCACAAAAACAGGCCCGCTAAAGTTGCGCGAGGATTCCAATGGAGTTGTGGTCAGCGGTTTGGTGTTGACGCCCATATACAGTGCGGAAGAGCTGCTGCGCATGCTCACGCTGGGCAATTCGAATCGCACACAACATCCCACAGATGCTAATGCAGAGAGTTCCCGTTCACATGCCATTTTCCAGGTGCACATTCGCATCACGGATCGCACGACGGGCACCAAACGCAGCGTGAAGCTTTCGATGATTGATCTGGCGGGCAGCGAACGTGCTGCCAGCACAAAGGGCATGGGCATGCGTTTCAAGGAGGGAGCCAGTATCAACAAGAGTCTGTTGGCGCTGGGGAATTGCATCAATAAGCTGGCCGATGGATTGAAGCACATACCGTATCGTGACTCGAATTTAACGCGTATTCTAAAGGATTCACTGGGCGGCAATTGTCGCACTCTGATGGTGGCTAATGTATCTATGAGTTCCATCACATACGAAGACACCTACAACACATTAAAGTACGCGAGTCGTGCGAAGAAGATACGCACTGTGCTGCGCCAGAATGTGCTGAAGTCTAATTTGCCCAAGGAGTTCTATGTAAAGAAGGTCAACGAGGTGATGGTGGAGCAGGAGCGTCTAATGGAGCGCAACAAGCTGCTGGAGGCTAAGCTGGCGCAACTGGAGCGAGCCAGCAATGAGCACAGCTTTGATCCTGCTCAGCTGACGCCTTGGTACAGCAAGATTGATGCTGTCTACAGCACGGTGACGAAGCTGCAGCAGTGCGTCATTGGCCTACGCAGCAAGATCCAGAGTTTGAGCTATCGCCAGAAGCTGAAGAAGGACTTTGAGCAGCTGCGCAAGGTGCTGACGATGGATCAACGGGTGCTACAAGAG GATTATAAGTTGTTTACGAACTACTTAAGTGCCTTAAGCAGCAGGACACAAAAGTACACCGATCAGTTGCCCGAATGGCGCAGCAAGTTGGAGGCTGCCTGCATGGATCTGAAGCGACTGAAGCAGGAGGTGAAGGAGTCCAAGCATTATCACATCCTCAACCAATACCTGAGCAACAAGGATCTGGAGGTGCAGCTGTCCAAGCAGCAAATGAATTGCGGTCATTTGACGGCCATCAACAATGAATTGGTCGAGAATTCAGATCTACTGCTGAAATCCTTTACCAATGGCAGCGATGTGCTGCATCAGCTATACGATCGCCTGGAGGAGACACAGAAACTGACGCCAGACATACAAACTGCGTACGCGCGACTCGAGCGTCGAATGCGTTTCACCGAAGCTGAAACAGCAGCTTCACTGCAGGACACAGAGTTGGATGAATTGCTGGCTGAGCAGCTGCAGGAGAATCAAGAGCCACCAGAGCCGTTAACGAGCAGTGCAAGGAAACGAGCGCGAGCTCGTCGAACACACACAGTCAGTGACAGTGATTTTGTGCTGCATTTGGGTGTCGATAGCTGTGAGGACACAGATTCGGATGAGGATAACAACGATGAGACTGCGCACGTCTTTAAGAGGCCCTGCAATCTGAATGTGACGCAAGTGTTAACCCACAATGCGAACCAACAGCACAAGGCACTGACAGCAACTGTGACAAAGCCACGACCCGTCGTTAATCGACGCATCGTATCGGACATGATCTCGGATCAGAGTGTTTGCGGTTCCACGGAAAAGGAGAAGATTAAGCAGG CATTGTTCAAGTCGAGCAAGTTCAGCACTCAAGAACTGAAGCGAACCTGCGCAGCAGCGATACAAAAGGAGAATCTCAAGACCTTCTCCAATGGCTGTGTGAGGAAAAGTCCGCGTGCTCTAATAGCAAAAA CTCTCGCCGGCGGCACGGCGATGATGCGAAAACCCATTTCCCGACTGGTGGGAACAATAAATACGGGCGGCAAGGACGCGCCGGTGGTTAAAATAAATCGAGCCGCCTCTTTtcgtattaaaaaataa
- the LOC117568209 gene encoding kinesin-like protein KIF18A isoform X2, whose protein sequence is MPEPTNIKVVVRVRPYNRREQEQNQRCIIKVMDSSSLLFDPDEEDDEFFFQGAKQQYRDISKRTNKKLSMEYDRVYDTERTNEDIFAECTAPLVDAVLDGYNCSVFVYGATGAGKTFTMLGSENCPGITFLTMRDLFEKIQMQQDTRKFDVGVSYLEVYNEQVMNLLTKTGPLKLREDSNGVVVSGLVLTPIYSAEELLRMLTLGNSNRTQHPTDANAESSRSHAIFQVHIRITDRTTGTKRSVKLSMIDLAGSERAASTKGMGMRFKEGASINKSLLALGNCINKLADGLKHIPYRDSNLTRILKDSLGGNCRTLMVANVSMSSITYEDTYNTLKYASRAKKIRTVLRQNVLKSNLPKEFYVKKVNEVMVEQERLMERNKLLEAKLAQLERASNEHSFDPAQLTPWYSKIDAVYSTVTKLQQCVIGLRSKIQSLSYRQKLKKDFEQLRKVLTMDQRVLQEDYKLFTNYLSALSSRTQKYTDQLPEWRSKLEAACMDLKRLKQEVKESKHYHILNQYLSNKDLEVQLSKQQMNCGHLTAINNELVENSDLLLKSFTNGSDVLHQLYDRLEETQKLTPDIQTAYARLERRMRFTEAETAASLQDTELDELLAEQLQENQEPPEPLTSSARKRARARRTHTVSDSDFVLHLGVDSCEDTDSDEDNNDETAHVFKRPCNLNVTQVLTHNANQQHKALTATVTKPRPVVNRRIVSDMISDQSVCGSTEKEKIKQALFKSSKFSTQELKRTCAAAIQKENLKTFSNGCVRKSPRALIAKKLRRKKED, encoded by the exons GGACAGTTCGTCACTGTTGTTCGATCCCGACGAAGAGGACGATGAATTCTTTTTCCAAGGCGCAAAACAACAGTATCGCGACATCTCGAAGCGCACAAACAAAAAGCTATCCATGGAATATGATCGAGTCTACGATACAGAACGCACCAACGAGGATATATTCGCAGAATGTACAGCGCCGCTGGTCGACGCAGTGCTTGATGG GTACAATTGCTCGGTGTTTGTATACGGCGCAACAGGGGCGGGGAAGACATTCACAATGCTGGGCAGCGAGAACTGTCCTGGAATCACATTCCTCACCATGCGCGATCTTTTCGAGAAGATCCAAATGCAACAGGACACACGTAAATTTGATGTGGGCGTCAGCTATCTAGAGGTGTACAACGAACAGGTGATGAACCTGCTCACAAAAACAGGCCCGCTAAAGTTGCGCGAGGATTCCAATGGAGTTGTGGTCAGCGGTTTGGTGTTGACGCCCATATACAGTGCGGAAGAGCTGCTGCGCATGCTCACGCTGGGCAATTCGAATCGCACACAACATCCCACAGATGCTAATGCAGAGAGTTCCCGTTCACATGCCATTTTCCAGGTGCACATTCGCATCACGGATCGCACGACGGGCACCAAACGCAGCGTGAAGCTTTCGATGATTGATCTGGCGGGCAGCGAACGTGCTGCCAGCACAAAGGGCATGGGCATGCGTTTCAAGGAGGGAGCCAGTATCAACAAGAGTCTGTTGGCGCTGGGGAATTGCATCAATAAGCTGGCCGATGGATTGAAGCACATACCGTATCGTGACTCGAATTTAACGCGTATTCTAAAGGATTCACTGGGCGGCAATTGTCGCACTCTGATGGTGGCTAATGTATCTATGAGTTCCATCACATACGAAGACACCTACAACACATTAAAGTACGCGAGTCGTGCGAAGAAGATACGCACTGTGCTGCGCCAGAATGTGCTGAAGTCTAATTTGCCCAAGGAGTTCTATGTAAAGAAGGTCAACGAGGTGATGGTGGAGCAGGAGCGTCTAATGGAGCGCAACAAGCTGCTGGAGGCTAAGCTGGCGCAACTGGAGCGAGCCAGCAATGAGCACAGCTTTGATCCTGCTCAGCTGACGCCTTGGTACAGCAAGATTGATGCTGTCTACAGCACGGTGACGAAGCTGCAGCAGTGCGTCATTGGCCTACGCAGCAAGATCCAGAGTTTGAGCTATCGCCAGAAGCTGAAGAAGGACTTTGAGCAGCTGCGCAAGGTGCTGACGATGGATCAACGGGTGCTACAAGAG GATTATAAGTTGTTTACGAACTACTTAAGTGCCTTAAGCAGCAGGACACAAAAGTACACCGATCAGTTGCCCGAATGGCGCAGCAAGTTGGAGGCTGCCTGCATGGATCTGAAGCGACTGAAGCAGGAGGTGAAGGAGTCCAAGCATTATCACATCCTCAACCAATACCTGAGCAACAAGGATCTGGAGGTGCAGCTGTCCAAGCAGCAAATGAATTGCGGTCATTTGACGGCCATCAACAATGAATTGGTCGAGAATTCAGATCTACTGCTGAAATCCTTTACCAATGGCAGCGATGTGCTGCATCAGCTATACGATCGCCTGGAGGAGACACAGAAACTGACGCCAGACATACAAACTGCGTACGCGCGACTCGAGCGTCGAATGCGTTTCACCGAAGCTGAAACAGCAGCTTCACTGCAGGACACAGAGTTGGATGAATTGCTGGCTGAGCAGCTGCAGGAGAATCAAGAGCCACCAGAGCCGTTAACGAGCAGTGCAAGGAAACGAGCGCGAGCTCGTCGAACACACACAGTCAGTGACAGTGATTTTGTGCTGCATTTGGGTGTCGATAGCTGTGAGGACACAGATTCGGATGAGGATAACAACGATGAGACTGCGCACGTCTTTAAGAGGCCCTGCAATCTGAATGTGACGCAAGTGTTAACCCACAATGCGAACCAACAGCACAAGGCACTGACAGCAACTGTGACAAAGCCACGACCCGTCGTTAATCGACGCATCGTATCGGACATGATCTCGGATCAGAGTGTTTGCGGTTCCACGGAAAAGGAGAAGATTAAGCAGG CATTGTTCAAGTCGAGCAAGTTCAGCACTCAAGAACTGAAGCGAACCTGCGCAGCAGCGATACAAAAGGAGAATCTCAAGACCTTCTCCAATGGCTGTGTGAGGAAAAGTCCGCGTGCTCTAATAGCAAAAA AGCTTAGGCGCAAGAAAGAAGATTGA
- the LOC117568223 gene encoding uncharacterized protein LOC117568223: MQLLVLFAFCCLAVALEATQKPEATFLPRYTLLSESKKDEQQLDRQPNIEQQPWRRLSYSNYGNNWPAAAPAASLAALLGPGLLLLGVNLGALLYMLLGLLGLAPTQRLGAWQAGEFYRNDRREQLGAGKEADMYLLN, from the coding sequence ATGCAactgttggtgttgtttgcATTCTGCTGCCTGGCTGTCGCCTTGGAGGCAACACAAAAACCGGAGGCAACTTTTTTGCCACGCTACACGCTGCTGTCCGAGAGCAAGAAGGATGAACAGCAACTGGATAGACAACCGAACATCGAACAGCAACCTTGGCGGCGTCTTTCGTACTCCAACTACGGCAACAATTGGCCAGCAGCTGCGCCAGCTGCCTCGCTTGCTGCCCTCCTCGGTCCCGGACTCTTACTGCTGGGCGTTAATTTGGGAGCTCTGCTTTATATGCTGCTGGGCTTGCTGGGATTGGCGCCTACACAACGCTTGGGCGCTTGGCAAGCAGGCGAGTTTTATCGCAATGATAGACGTGAACAGTTGGGAGCTGGCAAGGAAGCGGATATGTATTTGTTAAACTAA